In one window of Syngnathus typhle isolate RoL2023-S1 ecotype Sweden linkage group LG7, RoL_Styp_1.0, whole genome shotgun sequence DNA:
- the LOC133156935 gene encoding caldesmon-like isoform X3, which translates to MDDDFDRRMELRRQRREQMRLEAETMGYTNDDDEEAAREQRRRAREERKKMKESEECGRSDVINTNDVAESETSPSSAMSLAAEDDDQALEERLAKREERRQKRMQEAIERQKLDPSFTAANGLDGSPENQADNHSGGQSGAEDEEKEEEQVQEEMLDTSSWKKEQDDTMEEGKIGGEEEEAASEVDKEEENEQRRRIEEERQQKEMEEKRRIEEEERREKEERKRKEEEERREREMEDRRKKEEEEAQKRELEERRRKDEEEAEKQKEEEKKRKEEQEKQELEEKKRKEEREKKEKKKKEEEEQKRREMEERKKKEEEEKQKKQAEEKKKKDEEEKRKKREMEEKRKKDENVATKQNGAFVENKMKKPDKPTSRDDVPSAAQDDSERQEAERKLQELQRRRNDAESEEMEKMKQKQHHAEAELEELKRKREERRKILGEEEEQKKRELENKKSKEQEERKRMREEIEKRRAEAAEKKKQLEQESAKPSFKITPKGSSKIGEKAEFLSKSAQKSVRTSHGPVVSKIGSRLEQYASAVQGNKDVKSPKPLAADIPSGGTRSIKSMWERGNVSDNQANKVLTLQEEDILISISKHKFKE; encoded by the exons ATGGATGACGACTTTGATCGCCGTATGGAACTGAGGAGACAGAGGAGGGAACAGATGCGCCTGGAGGCCGAGAC AATGGGTTACACCAACGACGATGACGAGGAGGCGGCTCGGGAGCAACGGAGACGTGCGAGGGaagagaggaagaagatgaaagaATCGGAAGAGTGCGGAAGGAGCGATGTGATCAACACCAACGA TGTGGCGGAGAGCGAGACTTCTCCTTCCTCCGCCATGAGTCTGGCAGCGGAGGACGACGACCAGGCTCTGGAGGAGCGCCTGGCCAAGAGGGAGGAACGTCGGCAGAAGAGGATGCAGGAGGCCATCGAGAGACAAAAGTTGGACCCGAGTTTCACCGCGGCCAACGGGCTCGACGGGTCGCCTGAAAACCAGGCGGACAACCACAGTGGTGGGCAGAGTGGTGCGGAGgacgaggagaaggaggaggaacaaGTCCAAGAGGAGATGCTTGATACCTCGTCTTGGAAGAAGGAGCAAGATGATACAATGGAAGAG GGTAAGATTGGCGGGGAAGAAGAGGAAGCTGCCTCCGAGGTTGAcaaggaagaagaaaatgaacAGAGAAGGAGGATAGAAGAGGAGCGGCAGCAGAAAGAAATGGAGGAAAAACGGAGGATAGAGGAAGAAGAGCGGCGGGAAAAAGAGGAGAGAAAGaggaaagaagaggaagagagaCGGGAAAGGGAGATGGAGGACAGAAGgaaaaaggaagaggaggaagcgcAGAAGCGGGAGCTGGAGGAGAGGCGCCGGAAGGACGAGGAAGAGGCGGAAAAGcaaaaagaggaggagaagaaacgcaaagaggagcaagaaaaacaagagttggaggagaagaagaggaaagaggagcgagaaaaaaaggagaagaagaaaaaggaggaggaggagcagaagagGAGAGAGAtggaggagaggaagaagaaagaggaggaagaaaaacaaaagaagcaagccgaggagaagaagaagaaagacgaggaggagaagcgcaaaaagagagagatggaggagaagaggaaaaaaGATGAG aaTGTAGCGACCAAACAGAATGGAGCATTTGTTGAAAATAAGATGAAAAAGCCAGACAAGCCAACCAG CAGGGACGACGTTCCTTCGGCGGCGCAGGACGACAGTGAGCGGCAGGAGGCCGAGCGCAAGCTACAAGAGCTCCAGCGGCGACGTAATGACGCGGAGAGCGAGGAGATGGAGAAGATGAAGCAGAAGCAGCACCACGCCGAAGCCGAGCTGGAGGAACTGAAGAGGAAGAGGGAGGAGAGGAGAAAGATCCtcggggaggaggaagagcagaAGAAGCGAGAGCTGGAGAACAAGAAGAGCAAGGAGCAG gaggagaggaagaggatgagggaGGAGATTGAGAAAAGAAGAGCGGAGGCCGccgagaagaagaagcagctggAGCAAGAGTCTGCCAAGCCCTCGTTCAAAATCACCCCCAAAGGTTCATCCAAG ATTGGGGAGAAGGCGGAATTCTTGAGCAAATCGGCTCAAAAAAG CGTGAGAACGTCGCACGGCCCCGTCGTCTCAAAGATCGGCAGCAGACTCGAACAGTACGCCTCGGCCGTCCAG GGGAACAAAGATGTGAAATCCCCCAAGCCTCTCGCGGCTGACATCCCCTCAGGCGGCACGCGTAGCATCAAGAGCATGTGGGAGCGCGGCAATGTGTCTGACAATCAAGCAAATAAGGTGCTAACCCTGCAAGAAGAAGATATATTGATATCAATATCAAAGCATAAATTCAAGGAGTAG
- the LOC133156935 gene encoding caldesmon-like isoform X2: protein MGIWSDFLLNSPCCISLPREKGNLRAIMDDDFDRRMELRRQRREQMRLEAETMGYTNDDDEEAAREQRRRAREERKKMKESEECGRSDVINTNDVAESETSPSSAMSLAAEDDDQALEERLAKREERRQKRMQEAIERQKLDPSFTAANGLDGSPENQADNHSGGQSGAEDEEKEEEQVQEEMLDTSSWKKEQDDTMEEGKIGGEEEEAASEVDKEEENEQRRRIEEERQQKEMEEKRRIEEEERREKEERKRKEEEERREREMEDRRKKEEEEAQKRELEERRRKDEEEAEKQKEEEKKRKEEQEKQELEEKKRKEEREKKEKKKKEEEEQKRREMEERKKKEEEEKQKKQAEEKKKKDEEEKRKKREMEEKRKKDENVATKQNGAFVENKMKKPDKPTSRDDVPSAAQDDSERQEAERKLQELQRRRNDAESEEMEKMKQKQHHAEAELEELKRKREERRKILGEEEEQKKRELENKKSKEQEERKRMREEIEKRRAEAAEKKKQLEQESAKPSFKITPKGSSKIGEKAEFLSKSAQKSVRTSHGPVVSKIGSRLEQYASAVQGNKDVKSPKPLAADIPSGGTRSIKSMWERGNVSDNQANKVLTLQEEDILISISKHKFKE from the exons ATGGGAATTTGGTCTGATTTCCTACTAAATTCTCCTTGTTGCATTTCGCTTCCCAGAGAGAAAGGAAATCTTCGGGCCATCATGGATGACGACTTTGATCGCCGTATGGAACTGAGGAGACAGAGGAGGGAACAGATGCGCCTGGAGGCCGAGAC AATGGGTTACACCAACGACGATGACGAGGAGGCGGCTCGGGAGCAACGGAGACGTGCGAGGGaagagaggaagaagatgaaagaATCGGAAGAGTGCGGAAGGAGCGATGTGATCAACACCAACGA TGTGGCGGAGAGCGAGACTTCTCCTTCCTCCGCCATGAGTCTGGCAGCGGAGGACGACGACCAGGCTCTGGAGGAGCGCCTGGCCAAGAGGGAGGAACGTCGGCAGAAGAGGATGCAGGAGGCCATCGAGAGACAAAAGTTGGACCCGAGTTTCACCGCGGCCAACGGGCTCGACGGGTCGCCTGAAAACCAGGCGGACAACCACAGTGGTGGGCAGAGTGGTGCGGAGgacgaggagaaggaggaggaacaaGTCCAAGAGGAGATGCTTGATACCTCGTCTTGGAAGAAGGAGCAAGATGATACAATGGAAGAG GGTAAGATTGGCGGGGAAGAAGAGGAAGCTGCCTCCGAGGTTGAcaaggaagaagaaaatgaacAGAGAAGGAGGATAGAAGAGGAGCGGCAGCAGAAAGAAATGGAGGAAAAACGGAGGATAGAGGAAGAAGAGCGGCGGGAAAAAGAGGAGAGAAAGaggaaagaagaggaagagagaCGGGAAAGGGAGATGGAGGACAGAAGgaaaaaggaagaggaggaagcgcAGAAGCGGGAGCTGGAGGAGAGGCGCCGGAAGGACGAGGAAGAGGCGGAAAAGcaaaaagaggaggagaagaaacgcaaagaggagcaagaaaaacaagagttggaggagaagaagaggaaagaggagcgagaaaaaaaggagaagaagaaaaaggaggaggaggagcagaagagGAGAGAGAtggaggagaggaagaagaaagaggaggaagaaaaacaaaagaagcaagccgaggagaagaagaagaaagacgaggaggagaagcgcaaaaagagagagatggaggagaagaggaaaaaaGATGAG aaTGTAGCGACCAAACAGAATGGAGCATTTGTTGAAAATAAGATGAAAAAGCCAGACAAGCCAACCAG CAGGGACGACGTTCCTTCGGCGGCGCAGGACGACAGTGAGCGGCAGGAGGCCGAGCGCAAGCTACAAGAGCTCCAGCGGCGACGTAATGACGCGGAGAGCGAGGAGATGGAGAAGATGAAGCAGAAGCAGCACCACGCCGAAGCCGAGCTGGAGGAACTGAAGAGGAAGAGGGAGGAGAGGAGAAAGATCCtcggggaggaggaagagcagaAGAAGCGAGAGCTGGAGAACAAGAAGAGCAAGGAGCAG gaggagaggaagaggatgagggaGGAGATTGAGAAAAGAAGAGCGGAGGCCGccgagaagaagaagcagctggAGCAAGAGTCTGCCAAGCCCTCGTTCAAAATCACCCCCAAAGGTTCATCCAAG ATTGGGGAGAAGGCGGAATTCTTGAGCAAATCGGCTCAAAAAAG CGTGAGAACGTCGCACGGCCCCGTCGTCTCAAAGATCGGCAGCAGACTCGAACAGTACGCCTCGGCCGTCCAG GGGAACAAAGATGTGAAATCCCCCAAGCCTCTCGCGGCTGACATCCCCTCAGGCGGCACGCGTAGCATCAAGAGCATGTGGGAGCGCGGCAATGTGTCTGACAATCAAGCAAATAAGGTGCTAACCCTGCAAGAAGAAGATATATTGATATCAATATCAAAGCATAAATTCAAGGAGTAG
- the LOC133156935 gene encoding caldesmon-like isoform X4, whose product MWRQAMAGVPGLKLAYCYGILQIVEKGNLRAIMDDDFDRRMELRRQRREQMRLEAETMGYTNDDDEEAAREQRRRAREERKKMKESEECGRSDVINTNDVAESETSPSSAMSLAAEDDDQALEERLAKREERRQKRMQEAIERQKLDPSFTAANGLDGSPENQADNHSGGQSGAEDEEKEEEQVQEEMLDTSSWKKEQDDTMEEGKIGGEEEEAASEVDKEEENEQRRRIEEERQQKEMEEKRRIEEEERREKEERKRKEEEERREREMEDRRKKEEEEAQKRELEERRRKDEEEAEKQKEEEKKRKEEQEKQELEEKKRKEEREKKEKKKKEEEEQKRREMEERKKKEEEEKQKKQAEEKKKKDEEEKRKKREMEEKRKKDENVATKQNGAFVENKMKKPDKPTRDDVPSAAQDDSERQEAERKLQELQRRRNDAESEEMEKMKQKQHHAEAELEELKRKREERRKILGEEEEQKKRELENKKSKEQEERKRMREEIEKRRAEAAEKKKQLEQESAKPSFKITPKGSSKIGEKAEFLSKSAQKSVRTSHGPVVSKIGSRLEQYASAVQGNKDVKSPKPLAADIPSGGTRSIKSMWERGNVSDNQANKDSNKGSVASRTAKSAQAEKTPLESEPPVAVATKPGARPDKSQPAAQARTNDVNKESNVGNKPNMWETKKSSTPAKVLVGVKGKFV is encoded by the exons ATGTGGCGACAAGCCATGGCAGGAGTTCCCGGACTAAAGTTGGCCTACTGTTATGGAATTCTACAAATTGT AGAGAAAGGAAATCTTCGGGCCATCATGGATGACGACTTTGATCGCCGTATGGAACTGAGGAGACAGAGGAGGGAACAGATGCGCCTGGAGGCCGAGAC AATGGGTTACACCAACGACGATGACGAGGAGGCGGCTCGGGAGCAACGGAGACGTGCGAGGGaagagaggaagaagatgaaagaATCGGAAGAGTGCGGAAGGAGCGATGTGATCAACACCAACGA TGTGGCGGAGAGCGAGACTTCTCCTTCCTCCGCCATGAGTCTGGCAGCGGAGGACGACGACCAGGCTCTGGAGGAGCGCCTGGCCAAGAGGGAGGAACGTCGGCAGAAGAGGATGCAGGAGGCCATCGAGAGACAAAAGTTGGACCCGAGTTTCACCGCGGCCAACGGGCTCGACGGGTCGCCTGAAAACCAGGCGGACAACCACAGTGGTGGGCAGAGTGGTGCGGAGgacgaggagaaggaggaggaacaaGTCCAAGAGGAGATGCTTGATACCTCGTCTTGGAAGAAGGAGCAAGATGATACAATGGAAGAG GGTAAGATTGGCGGGGAAGAAGAGGAAGCTGCCTCCGAGGTTGAcaaggaagaagaaaatgaacAGAGAAGGAGGATAGAAGAGGAGCGGCAGCAGAAAGAAATGGAGGAAAAACGGAGGATAGAGGAAGAAGAGCGGCGGGAAAAAGAGGAGAGAAAGaggaaagaagaggaagagagaCGGGAAAGGGAGATGGAGGACAGAAGgaaaaaggaagaggaggaagcgcAGAAGCGGGAGCTGGAGGAGAGGCGCCGGAAGGACGAGGAAGAGGCGGAAAAGcaaaaagaggaggagaagaaacgcaaagaggagcaagaaaaacaagagttggaggagaagaagaggaaagaggagcgagaaaaaaaggagaagaagaaaaaggaggaggaggagcagaagagGAGAGAGAtggaggagaggaagaagaaagaggaggaagaaaaacaaaagaagcaagccgaggagaagaagaagaaagacgaggaggagaagcgcaaaaagagagagatggaggagaagaggaaaaaaGATGAG aaTGTAGCGACCAAACAGAATGGAGCATTTGTTGAAAATAAGATGAAAAAGCCAGACAAGCCAACCAG GGACGACGTTCCTTCGGCGGCGCAGGACGACAGTGAGCGGCAGGAGGCCGAGCGCAAGCTACAAGAGCTCCAGCGGCGACGTAATGACGCGGAGAGCGAGGAGATGGAGAAGATGAAGCAGAAGCAGCACCACGCCGAAGCCGAGCTGGAGGAACTGAAGAGGAAGAGGGAGGAGAGGAGAAAGATCCtcggggaggaggaagagcagaAGAAGCGAGAGCTGGAGAACAAGAAGAGCAAGGAGCAG gaggagaggaagaggatgagggaGGAGATTGAGAAAAGAAGAGCGGAGGCCGccgagaagaagaagcagctggAGCAAGAGTCTGCCAAGCCCTCGTTCAAAATCACCCCCAAAGGTTCATCCAAG ATTGGGGAGAAGGCGGAATTCTTGAGCAAATCGGCTCAAAAAAG CGTGAGAACGTCGCACGGCCCCGTCGTCTCAAAGATCGGCAGCAGACTCGAACAGTACGCCTCGGCCGTCCAG GGGAACAAAGATGTGAAATCCCCCAAGCCTCTCGCGGCTGACATCCCCTCAGGCGGCACGCGTAGCATCAAGAGCATGTGGGAGCGCGGCAATGTGTCTGACAATCAAGCAAATAAG GACTCTAACAAAGGAAGCGTCGCCAGTCGGACGGCGAAGTCCGCACAGGCCGAGAAGACGCCGCTAGAATCGGAACCGCCGGTAGCGGTGGCAACAAAGCCCGGAGCGAGGCCCGATAAATCCCAGCCTGCTGCACAAGCACGTACTAAt GACGTGAATAAGGAAAGTAACGTCGGTAACAAGCCCAACATGTGGGAGACCAAGAAAAGCTCGACGCCAGCCAAA GTGTTGGTTGGAGTCAAAGGCAAGTTTGTCTAA
- the LOC133156935 gene encoding caldesmon-like isoform X1, giving the protein MWRQAMAGVPGLKLAYCYGILQIVEKGNLRAIMDDDFDRRMELRRQRREQMRLEAETMGYTNDDDEEAAREQRRRAREERKKMKESEECGRSDVINTNDVAESETSPSSAMSLAAEDDDQALEERLAKREERRQKRMQEAIERQKLDPSFTAANGLDGSPENQADNHSGGQSGAEDEEKEEEQVQEEMLDTSSWKKEQDDTMEEGKIGGEEEEAASEVDKEEENEQRRRIEEERQQKEMEEKRRIEEEERREKEERKRKEEEERREREMEDRRKKEEEEAQKRELEERRRKDEEEAEKQKEEEKKRKEEQEKQELEEKKRKEEREKKEKKKKEEEEQKRREMEERKKKEEEEKQKKQAEEKKKKDEEEKRKKREMEEKRKKDENVATKQNGAFVENKMKKPDKPTSRDDVPSAAQDDSERQEAERKLQELQRRRNDAESEEMEKMKQKQHHAEAELEELKRKREERRKILGEEEEQKKRELENKKSKEQEERKRMREEIEKRRAEAAEKKKQLEQESAKPSFKITPKGSSKIGEKAEFLSKSAQKSVRTSHGPVVSKIGSRLEQYASAVQGNKDVKSPKPLAADIPSGGTRSIKSMWERGNVSDNQANKVLTLQEEDILISISKHKFKE; this is encoded by the exons ATGTGGCGACAAGCCATGGCAGGAGTTCCCGGACTAAAGTTGGCCTACTGTTATGGAATTCTACAAATTGT AGAGAAAGGAAATCTTCGGGCCATCATGGATGACGACTTTGATCGCCGTATGGAACTGAGGAGACAGAGGAGGGAACAGATGCGCCTGGAGGCCGAGAC AATGGGTTACACCAACGACGATGACGAGGAGGCGGCTCGGGAGCAACGGAGACGTGCGAGGGaagagaggaagaagatgaaagaATCGGAAGAGTGCGGAAGGAGCGATGTGATCAACACCAACGA TGTGGCGGAGAGCGAGACTTCTCCTTCCTCCGCCATGAGTCTGGCAGCGGAGGACGACGACCAGGCTCTGGAGGAGCGCCTGGCCAAGAGGGAGGAACGTCGGCAGAAGAGGATGCAGGAGGCCATCGAGAGACAAAAGTTGGACCCGAGTTTCACCGCGGCCAACGGGCTCGACGGGTCGCCTGAAAACCAGGCGGACAACCACAGTGGTGGGCAGAGTGGTGCGGAGgacgaggagaaggaggaggaacaaGTCCAAGAGGAGATGCTTGATACCTCGTCTTGGAAGAAGGAGCAAGATGATACAATGGAAGAG GGTAAGATTGGCGGGGAAGAAGAGGAAGCTGCCTCCGAGGTTGAcaaggaagaagaaaatgaacAGAGAAGGAGGATAGAAGAGGAGCGGCAGCAGAAAGAAATGGAGGAAAAACGGAGGATAGAGGAAGAAGAGCGGCGGGAAAAAGAGGAGAGAAAGaggaaagaagaggaagagagaCGGGAAAGGGAGATGGAGGACAGAAGgaaaaaggaagaggaggaagcgcAGAAGCGGGAGCTGGAGGAGAGGCGCCGGAAGGACGAGGAAGAGGCGGAAAAGcaaaaagaggaggagaagaaacgcaaagaggagcaagaaaaacaagagttggaggagaagaagaggaaagaggagcgagaaaaaaaggagaagaagaaaaaggaggaggaggagcagaagagGAGAGAGAtggaggagaggaagaagaaagaggaggaagaaaaacaaaagaagcaagccgaggagaagaagaagaaagacgaggaggagaagcgcaaaaagagagagatggaggagaagaggaaaaaaGATGAG aaTGTAGCGACCAAACAGAATGGAGCATTTGTTGAAAATAAGATGAAAAAGCCAGACAAGCCAACCAG CAGGGACGACGTTCCTTCGGCGGCGCAGGACGACAGTGAGCGGCAGGAGGCCGAGCGCAAGCTACAAGAGCTCCAGCGGCGACGTAATGACGCGGAGAGCGAGGAGATGGAGAAGATGAAGCAGAAGCAGCACCACGCCGAAGCCGAGCTGGAGGAACTGAAGAGGAAGAGGGAGGAGAGGAGAAAGATCCtcggggaggaggaagagcagaAGAAGCGAGAGCTGGAGAACAAGAAGAGCAAGGAGCAG gaggagaggaagaggatgagggaGGAGATTGAGAAAAGAAGAGCGGAGGCCGccgagaagaagaagcagctggAGCAAGAGTCTGCCAAGCCCTCGTTCAAAATCACCCCCAAAGGTTCATCCAAG ATTGGGGAGAAGGCGGAATTCTTGAGCAAATCGGCTCAAAAAAG CGTGAGAACGTCGCACGGCCCCGTCGTCTCAAAGATCGGCAGCAGACTCGAACAGTACGCCTCGGCCGTCCAG GGGAACAAAGATGTGAAATCCCCCAAGCCTCTCGCGGCTGACATCCCCTCAGGCGGCACGCGTAGCATCAAGAGCATGTGGGAGCGCGGCAATGTGTCTGACAATCAAGCAAATAAGGTGCTAACCCTGCAAGAAGAAGATATATTGATATCAATATCAAAGCATAAATTCAAGGAGTAG
- the tnnt2d gene encoding troponin T2d, cardiac, whose product MSLFFSKDDSKPKPKFMTNIPAPKIPDGEKVDFDDIHRKRLEKDLSELQSLIEAHFIQRKKEEEELVALVNRIEKRRAERAEQQRIRAEMEKERQARQAEEKERREQEEHRKKHDDDAKKKKALSSMSQQYGAGQKTERKGKKQTEREKKKKILADRRKPLNIDHLSDDKLKEKANELWEWLMQLETEKYDLNDKFKRQKSDINLLLVRVQDHQSAKGRGKGKMGARLR is encoded by the exons atgtctctttttttttctaaagatgACTCAAAGCCCAAACCAAA ATTTATGACAAATATACCCGCCCCAAAGATCCCGGATGGCGAAAAAGTGGATTTTGAT GACATCCACAGGAAGCGACTTGAGAAAGATCTGTCCGAGTTGCAGTCGCTCATCGAGGCTCACTTCATCCAgcggaagaaggaggaggaggagcttgtTGCACTCGTCAACAGAATT GAGAAGCGTCGCGCCGAGAGGGCGGAGCAGCAAAGGATCCGGGCCGAGATGGAGAAAGAGAGGCAGGCCAGGCAGGCC GAGGAGAAGGAGCGAAGAGAGCAGGAGGAGCACCGCAAGAAGCACGACGATGacgccaagaagaagaaggcccTCTCCAGCATGAGCCAGCAATACGGCGCCGGACAGAAG ACGGAAAGAAAAGGCAAAAAGCAGACTgagagagagaagaagaagaagattctGGCTGACCGTAGGAAGCCGCTCAACATCGACCACTTGAGTGATGACAAACTGAA GGAGAAGGCGAACGAACTGTGGGAGTGGCTGATGCAACTGGAGACGGAGAAGTACGACCTCAACGATAAGTTCAAAAGGCAGAAGAGTGAC ATCAACCTGCTCCTCGTCCGTGTGCAGGATCACCAAAG CGCCAAGGGACGTGGCAAGGGCAAAATGGGAGCCC